From a single Candidatus Saccharibacteria bacterium genomic region:
- the pncB gene encoding nicotinate phosphoribosyltransferase — translation MTTSEIMIGPEIGQNRLTADLDFYKPTMSQLAFEKHPDAQVTFSLINRNHDQPLSVYVSAQELQQRLDSLRSGWTEKDIESISGIKRSDGQPLFSKDFLGYLAVSKLPEIKVDYDSSGEITAQPTGDMPLVSFWETVVMAEENEIYFNNKVRSEGLDVTELYEEGDKRLDKKIETLKSRPDIKIIDFGTRRRFSFRWHQHVIERLVNECPQNIIGTSNVYFAHKYGLPAVGTFAHELPMVYAGLADQTGRNPLEGHKEMLEDWQELYGPDLSIALSDTFGSDFFLANFSSEQAKAWKGLRHDSGDPIEFANKVIDFYESNNIDPATKTLVFSDGLDIDQIVRLADKFNGRIKLLFGWGTSLTNDLGLKPNNIVMKATAVNGTPTVKLSDSPTKHTGPEYKVKQYAQAVARKLVESALENNKQLITL, via the coding sequence ATGACGACCTCAGAAATTATGATTGGTCCAGAAATCGGACAAAATAGATTGACCGCCGACCTAGACTTTTACAAGCCAACCATGAGCCAGCTAGCTTTCGAGAAACACCCAGATGCGCAGGTAACATTCTCGCTAATCAACAGGAACCACGACCAGCCGCTATCAGTGTATGTAAGTGCCCAGGAATTACAGCAAAGACTTGATAGCCTTAGATCTGGCTGGACCGAAAAAGACATTGAGTCAATCTCGGGTATCAAAAGAAGCGATGGACAACCGCTTTTTAGTAAAGACTTCTTGGGCTACCTGGCAGTAAGCAAACTACCAGAAATTAAAGTCGACTACGATTCATCGGGCGAAATAACCGCCCAGCCAACTGGTGATATGCCCCTAGTAAGTTTTTGGGAAACAGTTGTTATGGCTGAAGAAAATGAGATTTATTTTAACAATAAAGTACGCAGCGAAGGCCTGGATGTAACCGAACTGTACGAAGAAGGCGACAAAAGACTAGACAAAAAAATCGAGACCCTAAAGTCTCGCCCCGACATAAAAATTATAGATTTCGGCACCAGGCGACGCTTTTCTTTCCGCTGGCATCAACATGTTATTGAGCGTTTAGTTAATGAGTGTCCGCAAAATATTATTGGAACATCCAATGTCTACTTTGCTCACAAATATGGTCTTCCGGCAGTCGGCACATTTGCGCATGAGCTACCAATGGTCTACGCCGGATTAGCCGACCAAACTGGTCGTAACCCGCTAGAAGGCCACAAGGAAATGCTAGAAGATTGGCAGGAACTTTATGGCCCCGATTTGAGTATTGCGTTATCCGATACTTTTGGCAGCGATTTCTTTTTGGCCAATTTCTCTAGTGAGCAGGCCAAAGCCTGGAAAGGCTTAAGGCACGATTCTGGTGATCCAATCGAATTTGCTAATAAAGTCATCGACTTTTACGAATCAAATAATATTGATCCCGCGACTAAAACCCTAGTATTTAGTGACGGTTTAGATATTGACCAAATCGTTCGACTGGCCGACAAGTTTAACGGTCGAATAAAGCTCCTATTCGGTTGGGGCACCAGCCTAACCAATGACCTTGGCCTAAAACCCAACAATATTGTTATGAAAGCTACGGCCGTTAACGGCACGCCGACAGTAAAACTGAGCGACAGCCCAACCAAGCACACAGGGCCAGAGTATAAAGTCAAACAATATGCTCAGGCAGTAGCACGAAAATTAGTCGAAAGCGCCCTAGAAAACAACAAGCAACTAATAACGCTCTAG
- a CDS encoding isochorismatase family protein, producing MNKDIALGIIDAQRGFMPAGEGERLGQQGFGELTVPDGEKIIAPLNKLLLSGSFDLVFTTQDWHPKETAHFNENPNYMTTWPTHCVAHTDGAKLHQDIKLPEMTHKFKKGQEILHDGKDDTSYSGFNAFRINEYYLGMGELSSQKKETLPQFLNKNNVKTLVLGGLALDYCVKATAIDFKRKSAIDVVVVTDATKPVAQETGEQALVDLRAAGVRLMNTNELIVELGGPQ from the coding sequence ATGAATAAAGATATAGCGCTTGGGATAATTGATGCTCAGCGCGGGTTTATGCCAGCTGGCGAGGGTGAACGCCTAGGACAACAAGGCTTTGGTGAGCTGACAGTCCCCGACGGCGAAAAAATTATAGCCCCGCTTAATAAATTGTTGCTTAGTGGTTCTTTTGATTTAGTGTTCACTACACAAGATTGGCACCCTAAAGAAACTGCCCATTTTAATGAAAACCCAAATTACATGACGACTTGGCCTACCCACTGTGTAGCCCATACAGATGGAGCAAAATTGCACCAAGACATAAAACTACCCGAAATGACACATAAGTTCAAAAAAGGACAAGAAATTCTACATGATGGCAAAGACGACACTAGCTATAGTGGCTTCAATGCTTTTCGAATCAACGAATATTACTTAGGCATGGGTGAGTTATCTAGCCAAAAGAAAGAAACACTACCCCAATTTTTAAATAAAAACAATGTAAAAACCCTTGTCTTAGGTGGCTTGGCGCTTGATTACTGCGTAAAAGCCACCGCGATAGATTTTAAGCGAAAGTCCGCTATCGATGTAGTTGTCGTGACAGATGCCACTAAACCAGTCGCTCAAGAAACTGGCGAACAGGCTTTAGTAGATCTACGCGCCGCTGGGGTAAGACTAATGAATACTAACGAATTAATAGTAGAGTTAGGCGGCCCACAATGA
- a CDS encoding ADP-ribosylglycohydrolase family protein, translating into MTAKNYRQTAEQLLPAIAYGDSAGLPLESLTRYDIASKYGLVDKLIDIPSSHLGYGYAEAGSWSDDTQLSCAMIRSILDSNGFDIDDMALKHVDALNSTPLVSRPNKMPVYRGWGGSTIESVKRLANGCSPLLSGSTEGVGNGVLMKLAPLALWQQAAGISSDLAEKQAVLLTNMTHNNELSRQVTLTHLEVQKTLTDAPELMAKAGIIALDFVKNKGFKPELQNALSYFIQKIVSIEDVLSYTDGKGFYAPQTLAMAYGVLATRPETFNDAIFAAVNMGGDTDSIASIVAACWTLAWGSAELPHDANKIADIDKLNDLSIKFGGFISKVAE; encoded by the coding sequence ATGACCGCCAAAAATTATAGACAAACAGCTGAGCAATTGTTGCCTGCGATCGCATATGGCGATTCTGCCGGATTGCCATTAGAGTCTTTAACTAGGTATGACATAGCTTCAAAGTATGGGCTTGTGGATAAATTAATTGATATCCCTTCTTCACATTTAGGTTATGGCTATGCTGAAGCCGGTTCTTGGAGTGATGATACGCAGCTCAGTTGCGCCATGATCAGATCAATCTTGGATTCAAATGGTTTTGATATTGATGATATGGCCTTAAAACACGTTGATGCATTAAATAGCACTCCTTTGGTGTCTCGCCCGAATAAAATGCCTGTTTATCGTGGTTGGGGCGGCTCAACGATTGAAAGCGTAAAGCGTCTAGCTAATGGCTGCTCACCATTATTGTCTGGCAGCACTGAGGGAGTTGGTAACGGTGTGCTGATGAAATTAGCGCCGTTGGCACTCTGGCAGCAGGCGGCGGGTATAAGCAGTGATTTAGCGGAGAAACAGGCCGTGTTGTTAACGAACATGACCCACAATAACGAGCTATCTAGACAAGTCACGCTGACTCATCTTGAAGTTCAGAAGACGCTTACCGATGCTCCAGAGCTGATGGCAAAGGCTGGTATCATTGCTTTAGATTTTGTAAAAAACAAAGGTTTTAAACCCGAGCTACAAAACGCACTTTCTTATTTTATTCAAAAGATCGTATCCATAGAAGATGTACTTAGCTATACAGACGGGAAAGGGTTTTATGCACCTCAAACACTAGCGATGGCATATGGGGTTCTTGCAACTCGGCCGGAAACTTTCAATGACGCTATTTTTGCGGCCGTAAATATGGGAGGCGATACTGATAGTATTGCTTCTATTGTTGCTGCATGTTGGACCTTAGCTTGGGGTAGTGCAGAGTTGCCTCACGATGCCAACAAAATAGCAGATATAGATAAACTTAATGATTTATCGATAAAGTTCGGAGGCTTTATTAGTAAAGTGGCCGAGTAA
- a CDS encoding NUDIX hydrolase, with product MHYANTYIPPTLTVDAVIFQLTNHKLEVMLIKRSNAPFKGSWALPGGYNPAGETTKEALRNIVNRKAGTDVLKNLRYIEQLYTFDTVARDPRGHAVSVTYMGCGTNIAHSGGSEETSFFAVDELPPLAYDHQKIIAYARERLAAKLTYTNAVYGLLQPKFTLTELQKSYEAVFGRELDKRNFRKKFLSLNLIKETNEISKSGAHRPARLFEFNSKSLDTLSRSFD from the coding sequence ATGCACTACGCTAATACATACATACCACCAACTCTTACAGTCGATGCTGTGATATTCCAACTAACTAATCACAAGCTTGAGGTAATGTTGATAAAAAGAAGCAACGCCCCCTTTAAGGGTAGCTGGGCCTTGCCCGGAGGATATAATCCAGCAGGCGAAACAACTAAAGAAGCCTTGAGAAATATAGTCAACCGCAAAGCCGGAACAGATGTCTTAAAAAACCTAAGATACATCGAACAGCTCTATACTTTTGATACCGTCGCCCGTGACCCCCGCGGCCACGCCGTATCAGTTACCTATATGGGCTGCGGAACGAATATCGCACACTCTGGAGGCAGCGAAGAAACGTCATTTTTTGCTGTCGATGAATTACCGCCACTGGCATACGACCACCAAAAAATTATTGCCTACGCTCGTGAAAGGTTGGCAGCCAAGCTAACTTACACTAATGCCGTATATGGGCTATTACAGCCAAAATTCACACTGACTGAACTGCAAAAGTCTTACGAAGCAGTATTTGGCAGAGAACTAGATAAGCGTAATTTTCGCAAAAAGTTTTTAAGCCTAAATCTAATCAAGGAAACCAATGAAATAAGTAAAAGTGGCGCCCACCGCCCGGCACGCCTGTTTGAGTTCAATAGCAAATCACTCGATACACTATCCAGAAGCTTCGATTAG
- the nadE gene encoding ammonia-dependent NAD(+) synthetase translates to METLQHKIINELGVKPEIDPVEEIADRTLFLEQYLDKSGMNGYVLGISGGQDSLLAGMLAQRAVMNLHERTGKNVTFHPVLLPYGTQTDRYDAELACKVIDSEITPHDFDIRSATDALAKTFASSENLELPDYHKGNVKARMRMIAQYAIAGQYGLLVIGTDHAAEAAVGFFTKFGDGGADVLPLSGLNKRQGRQLLQELGAPKIFVSKRPTADLLDNKPAQADEDELGLTYDQLDDYLEGKKVSTSVASRIEQHFLKTEHKRSLPRAYTDLLIAR, encoded by the coding sequence ATGGAAACTTTACAGCATAAAATAATTAATGAGCTTGGCGTAAAGCCAGAGATAGACCCTGTTGAAGAAATTGCAGACAGGACTTTATTTTTAGAACAGTACCTTGATAAGTCTGGAATGAATGGTTACGTTTTAGGCATATCTGGCGGGCAAGACTCGCTACTGGCGGGTATGTTAGCGCAACGAGCTGTCATGAATTTACACGAACGTACTGGTAAAAATGTAACTTTTCACCCCGTTTTATTGCCGTACGGAACTCAGACCGACAGATATGATGCCGAATTAGCCTGTAAGGTCATAGATTCTGAGATTACGCCGCACGATTTCGATATCAGAAGCGCAACAGATGCATTAGCAAAAACTTTTGCAAGCAGTGAAAATTTGGAGCTGCCCGATTATCATAAAGGTAATGTCAAGGCTAGAATGCGCATGATAGCCCAGTACGCCATAGCTGGTCAGTATGGTTTATTAGTGATTGGCACGGACCATGCTGCCGAAGCGGCAGTTGGCTTCTTTACTAAGTTTGGTGACGGCGGAGCTGATGTGTTACCACTATCTGGTCTTAATAAACGTCAAGGCCGCCAATTATTGCAAGAGCTTGGTGCCCCCAAGATTTTTGTTAGCAAACGGCCAACGGCAGATCTTTTGGATAATAAACCAGCTCAGGCAGACGAGGATGAACTGGGCTTAACATATGATCAGTTAGATGACTACCTAGAAGGTAAAAAGGTTAGCACTTCTGTTGCTTCTAGGATAGAACAACATTTTTTGAAGACCGAACACAAGAGAAGCTTGCCTCGGGCCTACACTGATTTATTGATTGCACGCTAA
- a CDS encoding ATP-grasp domain-containing protein has product MKLLVLHGGDSPEKDISELSAENICNAAAEAGYEVSKYNPVNGDEGLASAVRAADLVIIAMHGVGAEDGVIQGKLEALNAKFLGSDSAVSALTFDKVKTHELLESHGITMPKYCVVSASNFDDCELTRSKFVMKPINNGSSLDTVVVRQERDKEKLEQCRKLLTKYKTMLVEQLIVGSEVSVPVLGKKVLPSILAIPPEGSEFDYENKYNGLSQEIVPIPDSMLSIDKQRELEELALRVHHLTGCKHLSRTDIMLDKDLKPFVLEINTLPGMTKESFYPKSARAVGFSMPQLVHEFVRLVE; this is encoded by the coding sequence ATGAAGCTTTTAGTATTGCACGGCGGCGACTCGCCCGAAAAAGACATCTCTGAGCTGTCTGCTGAAAATATCTGCAATGCGGCTGCCGAAGCGGGCTACGAAGTTTCTAAGTATAATCCGGTAAATGGTGACGAAGGGCTTGCGAGTGCCGTTCGTGCCGCCGATCTAGTAATAATTGCTATGCATGGTGTAGGCGCTGAGGACGGCGTAATTCAAGGAAAGCTCGAAGCTCTTAATGCCAAATTTCTAGGCTCGGATAGCGCTGTTTCAGCTTTAACCTTCGATAAAGTCAAAACTCACGAGCTGCTCGAGAGTCACGGTATTACGATGCCCAAATATTGCGTAGTTTCCGCCAGTAACTTTGATGACTGTGAGCTGACGAGGTCAAAATTTGTTATGAAACCAATCAATAACGGCTCAAGTCTAGACACAGTAGTAGTACGGCAAGAGCGAGATAAGGAAAAGCTTGAACAGTGCCGTAAGCTATTAACAAAATACAAAACCATGTTAGTAGAGCAGCTGATAGTCGGTTCTGAAGTAAGTGTGCCTGTTTTAGGAAAAAAGGTACTGCCGTCTATTCTTGCCATCCCGCCAGAAGGAAGTGAATTTGACTATGAGAACAAGTATAACGGACTGAGCCAAGAGATAGTACCAATTCCTGATTCGATGCTGTCTATTGATAAACAGCGAGAGTTGGAAGAGCTAGCGCTGAGGGTTCATCATCTTACGGGTTGTAAACACCTATCTCGAACAGACATCATGCTAGATAAGGATTTAAAGCCATTTGTGTTAGAAATCAACACTCTTCCAGGTATGACTAAAGAAAGTTTTTATCCCAAATCAGCTCGAGCTGTCGGTTTTAGTATGCCGCAGCTTGTTCACGAATTTGTAAGACTGGTTGAGTAA
- a CDS encoding aminotransferase class IV, which yields MAMMYKKVWFGKELVEADSASLSIASSAVLYGLSVYTVFPVCIGEKGEKFAFRLDEHFKRLKNSARIIGIDGFEEKWTYPKFEAACRKLIDANSVDKDVFVRATIHVSSEIAGTRSRGLETVLSIFVYDANPILPQDGARLKTSVWRRIPDFAIPSRAKVNGAYVNSVLAKQDALDSGYDDCIFLDSHGHVCELSAANIFLIRHEELITPDTTSDLLEGINRKSIIQIAREEFGIKVRERQVDLTELYVADEVFATGTSALIAPITEIDGRKVGHGKLGDIALKIQKLHSDILHGRSAKHRNWLTKL from the coding sequence ATGGCTATGATGTATAAAAAAGTTTGGTTTGGGAAAGAGCTGGTTGAGGCGGATAGCGCCAGCCTTAGCATTGCTAGCTCCGCAGTCCTGTATGGTTTGAGTGTCTACACAGTATTTCCAGTATGCATCGGTGAAAAAGGCGAAAAGTTTGCTTTTAGGCTCGATGAGCATTTTAAGAGGCTCAAAAACTCAGCGCGGATTATCGGGATTGATGGCTTTGAAGAAAAATGGACTTACCCGAAGTTCGAAGCTGCTTGCCGCAAACTGATTGATGCAAATTCGGTAGACAAAGACGTTTTTGTGCGGGCGACAATTCACGTTTCAAGTGAGATTGCTGGTACACGCTCGCGCGGGCTAGAAACAGTACTTAGTATTTTTGTTTACGACGCTAACCCCATCTTGCCACAAGACGGCGCCAGACTAAAAACAAGCGTTTGGCGGCGGATTCCAGACTTCGCGATTCCGTCTCGAGCTAAGGTTAACGGCGCTTATGTCAACTCTGTGCTGGCCAAGCAGGACGCCCTAGATAGCGGCTACGATGACTGCATTTTTCTAGACAGCCACGGGCACGTTTGTGAGCTTTCGGCAGCAAACATTTTTTTGATCCGGCACGAAGAGCTGATTACACCCGATACAACTAGCGACTTGCTTGAGGGGATTAATCGAAAGTCAATTATCCAGATTGCACGCGAAGAATTTGGTATTAAGGTGAGGGAGCGGCAAGTAGACTTAACCGAGCTCTACGTGGCCGACGAGGTTTTTGCGACTGGCACAAGCGCTTTGATTGCCCCGATTACAGAGATAGATGGTCGCAAAGTTGGGCATGGTAAGTTGGGTGATATTGCGTTAAAGATTCAGAAACTTCACTCCGATATCCTGCATGGCCGCTCAGCCAAGCACCGCAACTGGCTAACTAAATTATAG